Genomic segment of Arthrobacter antioxidans:
TCGAGATCGTCAGTTCCACCCTGACCGTGCTGGGGCTGGTGCTGCTCATCGCCGCGCTCGTCGTCCGCATCGCGTACGGCTCGTGGACCAGGACGCAGGCCATCACGTTCGAGCACGAGGGGCACCCCTACCTGCGCTGGCACGACCACCGGTTCCGCATCGTCGAAGCCCTGTGGTCCAGTGGCTCACGCCCACGGCGCAGCCGGACGCCGCACCCGCCGCCGCTGCCGCCGGGTGAGGACGTCGCCATCTTCTACCAGGCCCGGCACCCCACGCACTGGTCGTTCGAGGAGCCCTATCGCGGGGTGCGCCGGATCGCGGCCGTCGGGCTCGCGGGCGCCGTGATCGGGACCGTCCTGGGCTTCCTGCCCGGCTGATCGGGCCCACCCGGTAACGTGGGACCGTGCACACCACCCCGGTCAAGAAGGTCCTCGCAGCGTGGCTGCTCGGTCTCGTGCTCGTGGGCGCGGCCTTCGTGGCCACCGTCTCCTTCATGAACGGACGGCTCTACAGCCCCGAACACCAGGTGGACCTGTACCTCGAAGCGCTGCGTGACGGCGACGGCGGGGAGGCCCTGGGCCTGCTCAACGCGTCGGTCCCGGAGGGGGCCAATCCCGCCCTGCTGGACGGCGACGCCCTCCGCCGCGCGAGTGCGCCCGTGGAGGACGTCGACGTCGGCGAGGCGCGGGAATCGGGCGCCGACCGCGTCGAGGTCCCCGTGACCTACACCCTCGACGGCGAGGAGACCACCACGGTCTTCCCGCTCCGTCGCATCGACACCGAGTGGGGTTTCTTCAACGTCTGGCGCTTCGAGGAGTCCGTGCTGCCCACCGTGCAGGTGACGGTCGGGAACAGCGTGGAGGCCGCGGTGAACGGTGTGGACGTGGGGCTCCCCGACGGCGCCGCCGGGCTGGCCTCCTTCTACCCGGCAGCCATCACCGCGCAGTACGACGGGCAGTTCTTCGCCGCCCCCGAACAGCACGCCGTCGTCACGGGCCGGGAGCCGCCGCCTCCCCTGGCCCTCACCACGGAGGCGACGCCGGAACTCACCCGGGCGGTCGACGAGGAACTGCGGGCCTTCCTCGACGGGTGCGCCAGGCAGACCGTCTTCCAGCCGACCAACTGCCCCTTCAACTACGTGACGAACGAGCGCCTGGCCGGGGACATCGCCTGGTCCATCGGGGAGTACCCCGCCGTCAGCATCACCGCGGAGGGCGGCGAGTGGCTCCTGGCACCGCTGCGGGGCTCCGCACGGATCGACACGCAGCTGCGGGACTTCTTCTCCGGGGCGGTCCGGGGCGTCTCCGAGACGGTCCCGTTCGAGTTCGAGGCCGATCTCACGGTAACCGGGGACGAGGTCACCGTGACGCCCGTCGTCCGCTACTAGCCCGTCCCGGCCGGCGTCAGGGAATGAGCTTCTCGGCGCGGTAGCGCTCGAACAGGTCCGTGAAGGCGTCGAGGGTCCGCCGGTATCCGGTGAAGCCGGCCACCCGGCTCTTGCCCATGTCGGTGACCACCTCGATCCCGCGCCCGAGGTCGCTGTCCGTATGCCACCAGGAGGCCATGCGATCCAGCCGGGGTTCCGCCAGGCCGTGGCGCGCGGCGAGGTCCGCCCACTGGTCCTGCCGCCCGGCCATCGCCTGCTCCAGCGGTCGCGGCGCGCCGTCGTAGCCCTCCCAGTCCACCCCGAAGTGGGCGGCGAGCTGCGGCCACATCCAGCGCCACCGGAACACGTCGCCGTTCACGATGTTGAACGCCTCGTCGGCGCCCGCGGGGGTCGTCGACGCCCACAGCATGTGCTCCGCGAGCAGGCCGGCGTCCGTCATGTCGGTCAGCCCGTTCCACTGCGTCTCCGAGCCGGGGAACACGAAGGGCTCGCCCGCGTCCCTGCACAGTGCCGCCTGCGTGGCGAGCGTGAGGCCCATGTTCATCGCGTTGCCGACGGCGTGGCCGATCACGGTGTGCGCGCGGTGCACCGACCAGGTGAAGCCCTGATCCGCCGCCGCGGCGAACAGTTCGTCCTCCTGCGCGTAGTAGAAGTTGCGGACCGGCAGGCGCGGCTCCTCCTCGTGGAACGGCGTGTCCGCCATCTCGCCCGCCGCGTAGGCCTCGAACGGGCCGAGGTAGTGCTTGAGCCCGGTCATGAGGGCCACATGGGCCACGTCCATGCCGCGCAGCGCGGCGAGCAGGTCACGCAGCATGCCGGCGTTGACCTCGATGTTCTCCTCCTCGGTGTCCCTGCGGGACCAGGCGGTGAAGAAGACGTGCGTGGGATGCTCCGGTGCGAGGACCGCGGCGAGCGCCTCGGCAGAGGTCAGGTCCGCGGACAGCCAGCGCACGCCCTCCCGCGCGGCGCCGGGCCGGCGGGACAGCGCCAGCACGGGCCACCCGTCGGCGAGGAGCTTCTCGACGAGCGCCGATCCGGCGATGCCGGTCGCCCCCACCACGAGGGCTGTCCCTGGGGTGGTGCCTGCTGGTCGGTCGTCGATCGTCATGGTGCGCTCCTCGTCGTGATGCTGCCGGCGAAGTGCCGGCACGGTGTGGGGTGGGGGGCGGCGTCGGGCACGACCCGCTCTGCGGCACACCCGTGCCGGGCCTGACTGCCCCGAATCGGACGGAGTGCCGGTCGTCCGCGCCGGGACCGGGTGCGTCCCGGGGGACGCCGCACCGGGTCCGGACGCCCGGCGCGGCGGCATGCCCTACGGGAGGATCAGTCGAGGCCCCGCAGGTCCAGGGTCAGGCTCGTCCCGCCGTCGGCCGAGAGCGTGACGGGGATCCCCCAGTCCTGCTGGTACAGGTGGCATGCGGCGTGGTCGGGGATCTCGCCGCCCGGCTCGCCGTCGCAGGACGCGGCGCGGGCGGTGATGTGCAGGACGCCGCCGTCGGCGTCCGGGGAGAGCACGAGCTCGCGGGTCAGGCCCGTCGATGTGCCGCCGCCCGAGACGAGGAGCGATTCCGGCGACGCACTGATCTTCAGCTGCGTGGGATCACCCCAGCGGTCGTCCAGCTTCTGGCCCTTCGGCGCGGTGAAGCGCACGGTGAGGCCCACCGGGCCCGCGGACATCGGCGTGGTGGGCCGCTGGGTCCGGGAGGCTCCCTCGTCCACGGCGAGGGTCTCCTTGGGCAGCGGGACCCGGACCAGCTGGTGCCGGTTGGCCTCGACGACGATCAGCAGCGGGTCCCCGCCGTCGGCCACGGGCGTCAGGTCCACGAGGACGTCGGACGGCTCGGACAGGCCGCGGAGCAGCGTCGAGACCTGGCGGGTCGCGGGGTCGTACCGGCGGACGGCGCCGTTGTAGGTGTCGGCGATGGCGATGGAGCCATCGGGGAGCGCGGTGACGCCGAGGGGGTGCTGCAGCCGCGCCTGCCCGGCGTCGCCGTCACGGAAGCCGAAGTCGAACAGGCCGGTCCCGACGGCGGTCTGCACCTGCACGCGCCGGCTGCCGTCGACCTCGAGGAAGGACAGGATCCGCACGGAGGAGGTCTCCGAATCGGCGATCCAGATGCTGCCGTTCGCGTCCTCCGCGAGGCCCGAGGACTGCGCGAACCACGCGGCCGACGCATCGCCGTCGAGCAGTCCCTCCAGGCCCGTCCCGGCGAGGATGTCGACGGCGTGGGTGCGGGGGTCGTAGGTGAAGATCTGGTGCGTGCCGGCCATCGCGACGACCACGCGGTCCAGGACCGTCGAGTGGAGCACGTCCCAGGGCGAGGACAGCGATACGTTCAGCGCGTCGGTGCCGAGCTCCGTCTCCGTGAGGCGCGGCGCCTCGCTCTCCGCGTCCACCTCGAAGGCGTTCTCCTGCAGCCCGGTCTTCGTGTGGTTGCCGGCGTCGAGCAGGCGCTGGGTGCCGTTGCCCGCGAGCGTGCGCACCTCGCCCGTGGCGAGGTCCACGCCGCGCAGGCGGTGGTTCACGGAATCGGCGACGACGACGTCGTACCCGACCTCGGCGGCGAGCTCGGCGGGCAGCAGGGCGAGCCCCTGCGGCTCGTTGAACTCCGCATCGTCGGCACCGCCGTCGCGGAAGCCCTTCGTGCCGGAGCCGATGGTGCGGCGCACCGTGACGAGGTCCGCCTCGAGCTCCACGAGCCGGTGGTGGCCGGTGTCGCCGGCGAGGAAGGTGCCGGTGGCGGGCAGCGCGAGGAGCTTGCCGGGGAACTTCAGGTCACCCGCCGTGCTCTCCGCCGGGACGTAGGGGCCGTCGCCGCGGTGCAGCGTGCCCTTGGCCTCGTGCTCGGCGACGAGCTCCTCGACGAGGGACGTGAGGCCTGCGGCGTGGCCCTCGCCGGAGAGGTGGGCCACGATGTAGCCCTCCGGGTCGATGACGACGAGCGTGGGCCACGCGCGGGCCGTGTAGGCCTGCCACGTGGTCAGCTCCGGATCGTCGAGGACGGGGTGGTGGATGTCGTAGCGTTCGACGGCGGCGGCCAGTGCATCGGGGTCCGCCTCGTGCTCGAACTTCGGTGAGTGCACGCCGACCGTCACCAGGACGTCCGAGTGCTGCTCCTCGAGCGGGCGGAGCTCGTCGAGGACGTGCAGGCAGTTGATGCAGCAGAAGGTCCAGAAATCGAGGATCACGATTTTTCCGCGGAGGTCCTCGAGCTGCAGCTGCCTGCCGCCGGTGTTGAGCCAATTGCGGCCGGTCAGGGCTGAGCCGCGCACGCGGTAGTTGGCGCGGGTGCGCACGGTGGTCTCGGTCATTCATCGTCTCCTGCGGTGGTGGTCACCCGCGCCGTGGGCTGCTGGCCTGCACGGGCGGGTCCGGCGTCGCGCGCGGCGAGGTCGGCGAACATGCTGTTGTAAGCCGCGAGGTCGGCGTCGTTATTCCTGTCCGCGGCGCGGTCCTTGCGCTTCGTCTCCCGCGCGTCCGAACGTGACCACACGATCGCGACGCCGATCGCGAGCAGCAGCGTGGGGATCTCGCCCACGCCCCACGTCACGGCGCCGCCCACCTGCTGGTCGGCGAGGGCGGAGGGCCCCCACTCGCGGCCCATGTTGCCGAACCAGGAGGCCTCGAGCAGTGACGTCGAGCCCATGAGGGTCACGCCGAAGAAGGCGTGGAAGGCCATGGTCGCGAACAGGAGCAGCAGCCGCATGGGGTAGGGGGCGCGGAACGGGACGGGGTCGGAGCCGATCATGGACAGCACGAAGATGTAGCCGGTGATCAGGAAGTGGGTGATCATCAGTTCGTGGCCCACGTGCTCGCGCAGCGCGAAGCCGAACAGCGGCGAGTAGTAGAACACGATGATGGACGCCACGAAGTTGCCGGCCGCGACGAGCGGGTGCGTGATGATCCGCGACGGCCAGGAGTGCACGATCACGAGGATCCACTCCCGGATGCCGCGCGTGCCGTCCCGCCGGGCGCTGAGCGCCTTGAGCGCGAGGGTGACGGGCGCACCGAGGACGAGGAACAGCGGCACCACCATTGTCAGGGCCATGTGGTCCACCATGTGCGCGCTGAAGAGCACCATGCCGTAGACGGCGGGGGCACCGGAGGTGAAGTAGGTGAGGAGCGCAAGGCCCGTCAGCCAGCTCATGAGCTTCAGCGGTGACCAGGAGTCGCCGCGGCGGTGCAGCTTCACGACGCCCAGGACGTAGGCGACGGCGAAGGTCGCCGCGACCGCGATCCACAGCCAGTCGGGGCGCCACTCGGTGAGCCAGCGGGCCGCGGTGGGCTCGGGCGGGAGGTCGTATCCGGTCAGGATCCGCGCCGGGCCGGCCTCGGTGGGCAGTTCCTCG
This window contains:
- a CDS encoding SDR family oxidoreductase; its protein translation is MTIDDRPAGTTPGTALVVGATGIAGSALVEKLLADGWPVLALSRRPGAAREGVRWLSADLTSAEALAAVLAPEHPTHVFFTAWSRRDTEEENIEVNAGMLRDLLAALRGMDVAHVALMTGLKHYLGPFEAYAAGEMADTPFHEEEPRLPVRNFYYAQEDELFAAAADQGFTWSVHRAHTVIGHAVGNAMNMGLTLATQAALCRDAGEPFVFPGSETQWNGLTDMTDAGLLAEHMLWASTTPAGADEAFNIVNGDVFRWRWMWPQLAAHFGVDWEGYDGAPRPLEQAMAGRQDQWADLAARHGLAEPRLDRMASWWHTDSDLGRGIEVVTDMGKSRVAGFTGYRRTLDAFTDLFERYRAEKLIP
- a CDS encoding NHL domain-containing thioredoxin family protein, which translates into the protein MTETTVRTRANYRVRGSALTGRNWLNTGGRQLQLEDLRGKIVILDFWTFCCINCLHVLDELRPLEEQHSDVLVTVGVHSPKFEHEADPDALAAAVERYDIHHPVLDDPELTTWQAYTARAWPTLVVIDPEGYIVAHLSGEGHAAGLTSLVEELVAEHEAKGTLHRGDGPYVPAESTAGDLKFPGKLLALPATGTFLAGDTGHHRLVELEADLVTVRRTIGSGTKGFRDGGADDAEFNEPQGLALLPAELAAEVGYDVVVADSVNHRLRGVDLATGEVRTLAGNGTQRLLDAGNHTKTGLQENAFEVDAESEAPRLTETELGTDALNVSLSSPWDVLHSTVLDRVVVAMAGTHQIFTYDPRTHAVDILAGTGLEGLLDGDASAAWFAQSSGLAEDANGSIWIADSETSSVRILSFLEVDGSRRVQVQTAVGTGLFDFGFRDGDAGQARLQHPLGVTALPDGSIAIADTYNGAVRRYDPATRQVSTLLRGLSEPSDVLVDLTPVADGGDPLLIVVEANRHQLVRVPLPKETLAVDEGASRTQRPTTPMSAGPVGLTVRFTAPKGQKLDDRWGDPTQLKISASPESLLVSGGGTSTGLTRELVLSPDADGGVLHITARAASCDGEPGGEIPDHAACHLYQQDWGIPVTLSADGGTSLTLDLRGLD